The DNA region CAACGAGAGCAGCAGAAAGCCCACCCACACCTTCATGGATTCAATGCCCTTTATGCATTTGCGCGGTAGTCAATGCGGCGGTCTGCAACCCCGCAAACTCACGGTGCGCGACCAGATAATCCTGCATGGCATCATAGCCACCGTTGGAGACAGCGACCTGGCGCAACGCGGGGTCGTTGGCGGCCATCATCGGCGCAACGGCAACCGTATCTCCGCCCTGGCGGCCATGATTGAAGGCAAACCAGCCGACGGCAGCCACCGCCATGACGGATGCGGCTGCGGACATCGCCACGTAGCGCCGCGAAAAGCCGCTGGCCCGGCGATTGACAGCCTTGGGCGCAAAGATAACCGGCTCCGCAGCGAGCCGCTCGCTGAAGCGAGAGGAAAAATCTGCAGACAAAGGAGCGTCCTGTCGCAAGGAATCGCCGATCAGGTGGTAAAGCTGCCAATCCTCGGCAAGCTCTTGGTCGGACTTCAACGAAGACAGCAAATGGCTGACCGCCACATCGTCAAGTTCCCCGTCCATCAGTTGGGATAGTTGGTCTTTCATATTGTCTACCACCTCTTGTTTTTCCCGGTATCGAGCAAAGGACGCAATTGCACGGCGATGGCCTCGCGTGCGCGGAATATACGCGACCGGACGGTACCGATCGGGCAATTCATAATCGATGCAATATCTTCATAACTCAGCCCCTCCATCTCCCGCAGCGTGATGGCGGTGCGTAGCTCGTCAGGCAATGCCTCGACGGCTTCATTCACGGTATCGACTATCTGTCGATTCATTAGTTCGGTTTCCGGCGTATTCATATCCGGCAACCTTTCACCCGCCCCAGGCCCGTCGCCTTCGTCGTCATCGCCAATGTCCGCACTGACGGGAGCCCGTCGCCCCATCGAAACGAGATAATTCTTCGCCGTATTGATGCCAATACGATACAGCCACGTATAGAACGCACTGTCACCGCGGAACGTTGGAAGCGCCCGGTATGCCTTGATGAAGGCCTCCTGGGTGACATCTTCCACCTCTGCCGGATCGCGAATGAAGCGAGACAACAGGCGCGCCAGCTTGCGCTGGTATTTTCCGACCAGCAGCTCAAAAGCTCGCTTGTCACCCTGTTGGGCTCGCTCGACCAATTGCTGGTCGATCTCACGATCGCCCATTCACATCACTCCCTATTTTGTCGTTGTTCGCGAGGTATAAGTTCCATCTCGCATGCGAATCGGGCCAAGTATAGCCGCCGTTGTCGCGCACGGGAAACCGCGATTTTGCCAAACAGACTGGCGGCGTGAAGAATAGTTCATTTATCGCCGGACATATCTGCAGTCAACCAGCTCCCGAGGCGACCTTCGGGCAAGGCTGGTGATATAGTTGGGGCTTTGTCGTCATGGGTTCAAGCAGGATGCACTTCGACGTAGCAATCATCGGTAGCGGGCTCGCTGGCATGACGCTGGCGCTGCATCTGGCGGACCATCGCAAGGTCGCGCTGGTCACCAAAAAAGGCCTGATGGACGGGTCCAGCAATTGGGCTCAGGGCGGGATCGCCGCCGTACTCGACACACGCGACTCCATCGAGGCCCACATTCAGGACACACTGGTTGCGGGCGCCGGCCTGTGCGACGAAACGACCACGCGGTTCATTGTCGAAAACGCGAAGTCCGCCATTGAATGGCTGATCCGCCTTGGCGTGCCGTTTACCAAGGATGCACAGCACGAGACCGGCTTTCACCTGACCCGCGAAGGCGGCCACAGCCATCGGCGTATCATCCACGCGGCCGATGCCACGGGGGATGCGGTGATCAAGACCCTGGCCGGCAAGATTCGCTCGCACCCCAACATCACTGTTCTCGAAGAGCATATCGCCGTCGATCTGGTGACCGGGCGCAAGCTGGGCCTTGAGGAGAATGCCTGCCACGGCGTCTACGTACTGGACCGCAAGGCCGACCGTGTGTGCCTGATTTCAGCCGACCACACGGTGCTTGCCACCGGCGGCGCTGGCAAGGTCTATCTCTACACCACCAACCCGGACATCGCCACAGGCGACGGCATTGCCATGGGTTGGCGTGCGGGCTGCCGGGCGGCGAACATGGAATTCATCCAGTTCCACCCGACCTGCCTGTATCACCCTCACTCCAAGTCATTCCTGATCTCGGAGGCGGTACGCGGCGAGGGTGGCATCCTGCGCTTGCCCGACGGCACACGCTTCATG from Chitinivorax sp. PXF-14 includes:
- a CDS encoding sigma-E factor negative regulatory protein, with product MKDQLSQLMDGELDDVAVSHLLSSLKSDQELAEDWQLYHLIGDSLRQDAPLSADFSSRFSERLAAEPVIFAPKAVNRRASGFSRRYVAMSAAASVMAVAAVGWFAFNHGRQGGDTVAVAPMMAANDPALRQVAVSNGGYDAMQDYLVAHREFAGLQTAALTTAQMHKGH
- the rpoE gene encoding RNA polymerase sigma factor RpoE, coding for MGDREIDQQLVERAQQGDKRAFELLVGKYQRKLARLLSRFIRDPAEVEDVTQEAFIKAYRALPTFRGDSAFYTWLYRIGINTAKNYLVSMGRRAPVSADIGDDDEGDGPGAGERLPDMNTPETELMNRQIVDTVNEAVEALPDELRTAITLREMEGLSYEDIASIMNCPIGTVRSRIFRAREAIAVQLRPLLDTGKNKRW
- the nadB gene encoding L-aspartate oxidase, with product MHFDVAIIGSGLAGMTLALHLADHRKVALVTKKGLMDGSSNWAQGGIAAVLDTRDSIEAHIQDTLVAGAGLCDETTTRFIVENAKSAIEWLIRLGVPFTKDAQHETGFHLTREGGHSHRRIIHAADATGDAVIKTLAGKIRSHPNITVLEEHIAVDLVTGRKLGLEENACHGVYVLDRKADRVCLISADHTVLATGGAGKVYLYTTNPDIATGDGIAMGWRAGCRAANMEFIQFHPTCLYHPHSKSFLISEAVRGEGGILRLPDGTRFMPEHDERAELAPRDIVARAIDYEMKRHGLDCVFLDISYKPAHFIQEHFPTIYSHCLSLGIDITKQAIPVVPAAHYTCGGLMTDLKGRTDLPRLYAVGEVACTGLHGANRLASNSLLECMILGKAAADDILHAPSPARIAIPEWDESRVTDPDEEVVIAHNWDELRRFMWDYVGIVRTNKRLERAQHRIKLLRDEIHEYYSNFRVSNDLIELRNLVQTAELIIQCAQQRHESRGLHYSRDYPDTSPEVHNTVLIP